In Arachis stenosperma cultivar V10309 chromosome 1, arast.V10309.gnm1.PFL2, whole genome shotgun sequence, one DNA window encodes the following:
- the LOC130941110 gene encoding uncharacterized protein LOC130941110, with translation MERRDCGYNVDVDSVMDVDQRQEENEEDQEKVEEDPFLQFVDYARSELLSLEGDPNGDGDGTSGPGWSWIVLRILKTCKAYSCGVTPAILLSELSQTWCEQRRNGAPKKRLELINQLKKEHRRVKLPNTVTIDSIYQKKFLSLNSVLEAVIIDAFVLPGTNIHMLTLGDYWSSNIIDLYLHRRFYDMADLQNGILKRGREIFLTGCYLRSASEGSGYPRLLPTEYLVILLDENQDDDAMLLAAQFCSDSFSSISLDAVNTGASYSFYARIEGIESMEIQGSYGSLQGKRITLVDGDDVRFKFFLWGEQIVLANLFSVGSMLALDKPYIAISAECDTEVSEEFCLEYGTATQLYLVPYIQHEEQVCVTLTPNRHQNSRPLSSCNPSQGLRLSQVSLPRDSQGTIDFSNYPFRSFVVDLRNKMTSVSLYGVVKDIIKEDTKQETVFSLKIADSSGAIWAKLHFSEFWSLGRVSVGHTVFISGLTCISSKQKRLEVSWVENGIGASFINLSCLPALINSYCLHNLSQLSDIFNKTSYAQVCRVWLDPIEYYSVHTRFSHTLCGHFVNKMPSGFLECSFCHKICGAEVVRTFDLKITLADESKKVLAWCTGQTAMDLFQISPEEFDELPEVEQVMYRSSLEKEKFMVALVNCERDGLDDSVSWEITRAYKCD, from the exons ATGGAGCGACGTGACTGTGGCTACAACGTGGATGTTGATTCCGTCATGGACGTAGATCAGCGTCaagaagaaaacgaagaagATCAAGAGAAGGTTGAGGAAGATCCTTTTCTCCAGTTCGTCGATTACGCTAGATCAGAGCTGTTGTCACTGGAAGGAGATCCAAACGGTGATGGTGATGGAACCAGTGGACCTGGCTGGAGCTGGATCGTATTGCGGATCCTTAAGACTTGCAAGGCTTATTCATGCGGTGTCACTCCTGCGATCTTGCTCTCTGAACTCTCTCAG ACATGGTGCGAACAACGCAGGAATGGTGCTCCTAAGAAGAGGCTTGAGTTAATCAACCAGCTCAAGAAGGAACATCGTAGGGTGAAGCTTCCAAATACAGTTACCATTGATTCAATATACCAGAAGAAGTTCCTGTCCTTGAATAGCGTTCTGGAAGCTGTTATTATTGATGCATTTGTACTTCCGG GCACAAACATCCACATGCTTACATTAGGGGATTATTGGAGCTCCAATATCATAGATCTTTATCTACACCGTAG ATTCTATGACATGGCAGACCTACAGAATGGAATTCTGAAAAGAGGGAGGGAGATTTTCCTCACTGGTTGTTATCTCCGAAGTGCCTCTGAAGGTTCCGGTTATCCACGTCTTTTGCCTACAGAGTATCTTGTAATTCTATTGGACGAG AATCAGGACGATGATGCAATGCTATTAGCAGCTCAGTTTTGTTCGGACTCATTCTCTTCGATTTCTCTTGATGCAGTGAACACAGGAGCTTCATATTCATTTTATGCGAG GATTGAAGGCATTGAATCTATGGAAATTCAAGGAAGCTATGGAAGCTTACAAGGGAAACGGATTACTCTTGTTGATGGTGATGATGTCAGATTCAAGTTTTTCCTGTGGGGTGAGCAGATTGTCCTTGCAAATCTTTTCAG TGTGGGAAGCATGCTTGCGCTGGACAAACCATATATTGCAATCTCCGCTGAGTGTGATACTGAAGTAAGTGAGGAATTTTGTCTTGAATATGGAACTGCAACACAACTATACTTGGTGCCTTACATTCAACATGAAGAACAG GTGTGTGTAACATTGACGCCGAATCGTCATCAAAATTCAAGGCCCTTGAGTTCATGTAATCCTAGCCAGGGTCTCAGGCTTTCTCAAGTGAGCTTGCCCCGCGATTCTCAGGGTACCATTGATTTCAGTAATTATCCTTTTCGG TCATTTGTGGTCGACCTTCGCAACAAGATGACAAGTGTCAGCCTTTATGGAGTTGTTAAAGATATCATCAAAGAAGACACTAAACAAGAAACTGTTTTCTCTTTAAAAATTGCTGATAGTAGTGGAGCGATTTGGGCAAAGCTTCATTTTTCCGAGTTCTG GTCATTAGGAAGAGTAAGCGTGGGCCACACTGTATTTATATCTGGCTTGACATGCATCTCGTCCAAACAAAAGCG TCTCGAAGTATCTTGGGTTGAGAATGGTATTGGCGCTTCTTTCATCAATCTCAGTTGCTTACCAGCATTGATAAACTCATATTGCCTTCATAATCTGTCCCAGCTATCTGATATTTTTAACAAGACAAGCTATGCGCAA GTATGTCGAGTCTGGCTCGATCCGATTGAATATTATTCTGTTCATACAAGATTTTCACATACACTATGTGGTCACTTTGTCAATAAGATGCCTAGTGGATTTTTAGAATGCAGCTTTTGTCATAAAATCTGTGGTGCTGAGGTAGTTCGTACTTTCGATCTGAAGATTACTTTAGCAGATGAAAGTAAGAAAGTTCTAGCATGGTGTACTGGTCAAACGGCTATGGATCTGTTCCAAATTTCTCCTGAGGAATTTGACGAACTTCCCGAG GTGGAACAAGTAATGTATCGTTCATCGTTGGAAAAAGAGAAATTTATGGTTGCGCTGGTAAATTGTGAGCGGGATGGGTTAGACGACTCAGTTTCATGGGAAATTACTCGCGCATACAAGTGTGATTAA
- the LOC130960376 gene encoding aldehyde dehydrogenase 22A1-like has product MAFWWPLLVLAFAYGLCRFLFMLIPPKVPSIDVEASDVLDDGNQAQENSFIYVPPRGTSQQSGKIVQCYEPATMKYLGYVPALTRDEVKDRVAKVRKAQKMWAKTSFKQRRTFLRILLKYIIKHQTLICEISSRDTGKTMVDASLGEIMTTCEKINWLLSEGEQWLKPEYRSSGRSMLHKRAKVEFHPLGVIGAIVSWNYPFHNIFNPMLTAVFSGNGIVIKISEHASWSGCFYFRIIQSALAAIGAPEDLVEVITGFAETGEALVSSVDKVIFVGSPGAGKMIMRNAAETLIPVTLELGGKDVFIVCDDVDVDHVAQIAVRAVLQSSGQNCAGAERFYVHREIYSSFVSKVTKIIKSVRAGPPLAGKYDMGALCMHEHSEKLEGLINDALDKGAEIVARGSFGHIGEDAVDQYFPPTVIVNVNHSMRLMQEEAFGPIMPIMKFSSDEEVVKLANDSKYGLGCAVFSGSQDRARDIASQIHCGVAAVNDFAATYMCQSLPFGGVKHSGFGRFGGVEGLRACCLVKAVVEDRWWPFVKTKIPKPIQYPVAENAFEFQESLVEALYGLNIWERLQALVNVLKMLTEQNPAAESIKKKNN; this is encoded by the exons ATGGCGTTTTGGTGGCCATTGCTTGTCTTAGCATTCGCGTACGGACTCTGCAGGTTCCTTTTCATGCTTATTCCTCCCAAGGTTCCTTCCATCGATGTTGAAGCTTCCGACG TGTTGGATGATGGAAACCAAGCACAGGAGAATAGCTTCATATAT GTTCCTCCGAGAGGAACGTCACAGCAATCTGGAAAGATAGTTCAGTGCTATGAGCCTGCGACTATGAAATATTTAGGATATGTTCCTGCATTGACGCGTGATGAG GTCAAGGATCGTGTGGCAAAAGTAAGAAAGGCTCAAAAAATGTGGGCAAAGACCAGCTTCAAGCAAAGACGCACGTTTTTGCGTATACTGTTGAAATATATAATCAAACATCAAACGCTCATATGCGA AATATCTTCGCGTGATACTGGAAAGACCATGGTAGATGCCTCTTTAGGAGAAATTATGACAACTTGTGAAAAGATCAATTGGCTACTGTCAGAAGGCGAACAGTGGCTGAAGCCTGAATACCG GTCTTCTGGAAGATCAATGCTTCACAAGAGAGCAAAAGTAGAATTCCACCCCCTTGGTGTTATTGGTGCCATCGTTTCATGGAATTATCCTTTCCACAATATTTTTAATCCAATGCTGACAGCTGTTTTTTCTGGAAATGGCATTGTGATTAAG ATATCAGAACATGCAAGTTGGTCTGGATGCTTTTACTTCCGGATAATCCAATCTGCCCTTGCTGCAATAGGAGCGCCTGAGGACCTTGTTGAGGTCATAACAGG ATTTGCTGAAACTGGAGAAGCGTTGGTATCTTCTGTTGATAAAGTCATATTTGTTGGATCACCTGGTGCGGGGAAGATG ATAATGAGAAATGCTGCTGAGACACTTATTCCAGTTACTCTAGAGCTTGGTGGCAAAGATGTATTTATTGTTTGTGATGATGTAGATGTGGACCAT GTTGCGCAAATTGCTGTCAGGGCTGTTCTTCAGTCAAGTGGACAGAactgtgctggggctgagagaTTTTATGTCCACAGGGAGATTTATTCTTCTTTTGTCAGTAAAGTTaccaaaatcataaaatcagtTAGAGCT GGCCCACCACTTGCTGGAAAGTATGATATGGGAGCTTTATGCATGCATGAGCATTCTGAAAAGCTTGAGGGCCTTATCAATGATGCTTTAGACAAAGGAGCCGAGATCGTTGCTCGTGGAAGTTTTGGACATATAGGTGAAGATGCTGTTGATCAATATTTTCCCCCTACTGTGATTGTGAATGTGAACCACTCAATGAGACTGATGCAAGAAGAG GCATTTGGACCAATCATGCCAATAATGAAATTTAGCTCTGACGAGGAGGTTGTCAAGCTCGCAAATGACTCAAAATATGGGCTTGGCTGCGCTGTTTTCTCAGGTTCTCAGGACCGTGCTAGAGATATAGCTTCACAAATACATTGTGGGGTTGCTGCCGTTAATGACTTTGCAGCAACGTACATGTGTCAG TCCCTGCCATTTGGCGGCGTAAAACATAGTGGATTTGGACGATTCGGTGGTGTAGAAGGTTTGCGAGCCTGCTGTCTTGTCAAGGCAGTTGTCGAAGATAGATGGTGGCCATTTGTCAAAACCAAGATACCTAAACCTATTCAG TATCCTGTCGCAGAGAATGCATTCGAATTTCAGGAATCACTGGTGGAAGCACTTTATGGACTCAACATATGGGAACGTTTGCAAGCATTAGTAAATGTTTTGAAGATGCTTACTGAGCAGAACCCTGCCGCTGAAAGcattaagaagaaaaataacTAG
- the LOC130933206 gene encoding UPF0481 protein At3g47200-like: MDMHKRRKNFMETSINKSKELLKSLDHGHVSDISMSEVNKDLVASIKEKLEAITSLKSIFRVPRKLLQANQKVYVPTKVSIGPLHHGKENLKDMQDHKWHYLYTLLSREPNMEASLHECLKALRESEKTARNFYAEELNLTSDEFVEIMLLDGCFIIELLLKYAMKSVRRLADPIFATPRLLYDIRCDLILLENQIPLIILQRLFEIVPIPVKCNRTLPELAIFFFRNMLPGDRECVTMRFGQEGNHLLDLFQQCYLPTYARAQSKKLPTVEDLKYICATKLRKYGIKLMRFTAKSLLDIDFHNGVLEIAPLVTHQFTEILFSNLIALEQHQKDVQPFTSYAFLMKNIISDENDAKLVRHLRIVASEKGTEKNVCDLFKGLCEGVEYAAEKFYFAGLHEQITEYNTNRRSWWKKVKSNCLKTCTCT, from the coding sequence ATGGATATGCATAAGAGAAGGAAGAACTTCATGGAAACCAGCATTAACAAATCAAAGGAGCTTTTGAAAAGCCTGGACCATGGCCATGTTTCAGATATCAGTATGTCAGAAGTTAACAAAGATCTTGTGGCATCAATTAAGGAAAAACTCGAAGCGATTACATCTTTGAAATCCATCTTCAGGGTCCCTAGGAAGCTTCTACAAGCAAACCAGAAGGTGTACGTCCCTACTAAAGTGTCAATTGGACCTCTTCACCATGGTAAGGAAAATCTCAAAGATATGCAAGATCATAAGTGGCATTACCTCTACACCTTGCTCAGCCGCGAGCCGAACATGGAAGCAAGTTTGCATGAATGTTTGAAGGCATTGAGAGAGTCAGAGAAGACAGCACGGAATTTCTATGCAGAAGAACTCAACCTCACAAGTGATGAATTTGTGGAGATTATGTTACTTGATGGTTGTTTCATCATTGAGCTTTTGTTGAAATATGCTATGAAGAGTGTGAGACGCCTTGCTGACCCCATATTCGCCACGCCAAGGTTGCTATATGATATCCGGTGTGACTTGATCTTATTAGAAAACCAAATACCATTGATCATTCTTCAAAGGTTGTTTGAGATTGTACCCATTCCAGTGAAATGCAATCGTACCCTCCCGGAACTTGCAATCTTTTTCTTTAGAAACATGCTGCCAGGAGACAGGGAATGTGTTACTATGAGGTTTGGACAAGAAGGTAATCATTTGCTTGACTTATTCCAACAGTGTTACCTACCAACCTATGCAAGGGCGCAGTCGAAAAAACTCCCGACTGTAGAGGATCTCAAGTATATCTGTGCCACCAAGCTTCGGAAGTATGGCATTAAGTTGATGAGGTTCACAGCCAAGAGCTTGTTAGATATAGATTTTCACAATGGTGTTCTTGAAATTGCTCCACTCGTTACTCATCAATTCACGGAAATACTGTTCTCAAATCTGATAGCATTGGAGCAGCATCAGAAAGATGTTCAGCCATTCACTTCTTATGCGTTCCTAATGAAAAACATCATCAGCGATGAAAATGATGCGAAGCTTGTTCGCCATCTAAGGATTGTCGCGAGTGAGAAGGGCACGGAGAAAAATGTTTGTGATCTATTTAAGGGGCTTTGCGAGGGAGTGGAATATGCGGCGGAAAAGTTCTATTTTGCGGGGCTTCATGAACAAATAACAGAGTATAACACAAATCGAAGATCATGGTGGAAGAAAGTGAAAAGCAATTGTCTCAAAACTTGCACTTGTACATGA
- the LOC130970776 gene encoding ubiquitin-conjugating enzyme E2 32, giving the protein MADKYNLKNPAVKRILQEVKEMQSNPSDDFMSLPLEENIFEWQFAIRGPRDTEFEGGIYHGRIQLPAEYPFKPPSFMLLTPNGRFETQTKICLSISNHHPEHWQPSWSVRTALVALIAFMPTNPNGALGSLDYKKEERRTLAIKSRDAAPRFGTPERQKLIDEIHEYMLSKAPPVPELSPSQTSEEQEQPRIEEAKAEVDVQNPESLPAGEEIVDQAADEIVEEQELPIDANPNPAGTEASTEIPSAISSTQSLQKSNTMIQNLKPETRVQKPDDRLFTLAAIGLTIAIVVLLLKKFIKSTEYGAVFMNGGS; this is encoded by the exons ATGGCGGACAAGTACAACCTCAAGAACCCTGCCGTCAAGCGCATTCTCCAGGAGGTCAAGGAGATGCAATCCAACCCTTCTGATGATTTCATGAGCCTCCCGCTTGAG GAAAATATATTTGAATGGCAATTTGCCATTAGGGGGCCTCGTGATACTGAATTTGAGGGTGGTATTTATCATGGGCGGATTCAGTTGCCAGCAGAATATCCATTCAAACCTCCTTCATTTATGCTTTTGACA CCTAATGGTCGTTTTGAGACCCAAACCAAGATTTGCTTGAGCATCTCTAATCATCACCCTGAGCATTGGCAACCATCATGGAGCG TAAGGACTGCTCTAGTTGCACTGATTGCATTCATGCCAACCAACCCAAATGGTGCATTGGGCTCATTAGACTACAAGAAAGAAGAGAGGCGTACATTGGCAATTAAATCCCGTGATGCAGCTCCAAGGTTTGGGACTCCTGAGCGGCAAAAACTGATTGATGAG ATACATGAGTATATGCTAAGCAAGGCGCCCCCAGTTCCTGAACTTAGCCCCTCACAGACTTCCGAAGAACAAGAACAACCCAGAATTGAAGAGGCCAAGGCCGAGGTTGATGTGCAAAATCCTGAGTCTTTACCTGCTGGAGAGGAGATTGTAGATCAAGCAGCTGACGAAATTGTTGAAGAACAAGAACTTCCTATCGATGCTAATCCTAATCCTGCAGGAACTGAAGCTTCAACAGAGATTCCATCGGCTATCTCTAGCACTCAGTCTCTCCAAAAGTCAAATACAATGATACAAAATCTGAAACCAGAGACGAGGGTCCAAAAGCCTGATGATCGCTTGTTCACACTGGCAGCTATTGGACTTACTATAGCAATTGTTGTCCTTTTGCTGAAGAAGTTCATCAAATCCACAGAATATGGTGCGGTTTTCATGAATGGTGGGTCGTAG